A region from the Aegilops tauschii subsp. strangulata cultivar AL8/78 chromosome 5, Aet v6.0, whole genome shotgun sequence genome encodes:
- the LOC109756468 gene encoding ferredoxin--NADP reductase, root isozyme, chloroplastic — protein MATAAASQVAFSAPVGGSDRAVRSSGIQGINSLSFGNKSWIGTALACDSKAAAQRGHVCRAVQQSSKSKVSVVPLDLESAKEPPLNTYKPKGPYTATIVSVERAVGPNAPGETCHVVIDHGGNVPYWEGQSYGIIPPGENPKKPGNPQNVRLYSIASTRYGDSFDGKTASLCVRRAVYYDPETGKEDPLKNGVCSNFLCNSKPGDKIQMTGPSGKIMLLPESDPNATHIMIATGTGVAPYRGYLRRMFMEDVPNFRFGGLAWLFLGVANSDSLLYDEEFTSYLKQYPDNFRFDKALSREQKNKSGGKMYVQDKIEEYSDEIFKLLDGGAHIYFCGLKGMMPGIQDTLKKVAEQRGESWDQKLSQLKKNKQWHVEVY, from the exons atggccaccgccgccgcgtCCCAG GTGGCCTTCTCCGCGCCCGTCGGCGGCTCGGACCGCGCCGTCAGGAGCTCCGGAATCCAG GGCATCAACAGTCTCAGCTTCGGCAACAAATCATGGATCGGCACCGCATTGGCGTGCGACAGCAAGGCCGCGGCGCAGCGGGGGCATGTCTGCCGGGCTGTCCAGCAGTCGAGCAAGAGCAAGGTCTCTGTCGTGCCCCTCGACCTGGAGAGTGCCAAGGAGCCGCCGCTCAACACCTACAAGCCCAAGGGCCCTTACACCGCCACCATCGTCTCGGTTGAGCGGGCGGTAGGGCCTAACGCCCCAGGAGAGACGTGCCATGTCGTCATCGACCATGGTGGCAATGTGCCGTACTGGGAGGGGCAGAGCTATGGGATTATTCCTCCG GGAGAGAACCCAAAGAAGCCTGGAAACCCACAGAATGTCAGGCTGTACTCCATTGCATCTACTAGGTATGGGGATTCATTTGACGGGAAGACTGCCAGTTTATGTGTTCGCCGTGCAGTTTATTATGATCCTGAAACTGGCAAGGAGGACCCCTTGAAGAATGGTGTCTGCAGTAATTTCCTATGCAACTCAAAGCCTGGGGACAAGATTCAGATGACAG GGCCCTCTGGCAAAATAATGCTCCTACCTGAGAGTGATCCAAATGCAACCCATATCATGATTGCCACTGGCACTGGTGTTGCTCCCTACCGCGGGTACCTACGCCGCATGTTCATGGAAGATGTCCCAAATTTCAGATTTGGTGGCCTGGCTTGGCTCTTCCTTGGTGTGGCTAATTCGGACAGCCTTCTTTATGACGAAGAATTCACAAGCTACCTGAAGCAGTATCCAGACAATTTCAG GTTCGACAAAGCACTAAGTAGGGAGCAGAAGAACAAGAGTGGCGGCAAGATGTACGTTCAGGACAAGATTGAGGAGTACAGCGATGAGATTTTCAAGCTTTTGGATGGCGGTGCACACATCTACTTCTGTGGTTTGAAAGGAATGATGCCAGGGATTCAGGATACACTCAAGAAGGTGGCAGAACAGAGAGGGGAGAGCTGGGATCAGAAGCTATCGCAGCTCAAGAAGAACAAGCAATGGCACGTTGAGGTTTACTAG
- the LOC109732546 gene encoding protein FAR1-RELATED SEQUENCE 5-like yields the protein MGEIDKGIPQVGMRFRNVDEAWVFWVAYGGRAGFDVRKRNKFDGEVTSCRFVCSNEGLRKKGITLDHVPKRIRAETRTNCKARMTITLDRVGKNYEVTDIVLEHNHYLQLPQTSHLMASQRKISEVQAFEIEAADDSGIMPKAAHELACRQVGGPLNLGYTCVDQKNHLRSKRQRELAFGQAGSMLKYFYDKIIENPSFQYALQLDCEEHITNIFWADAKMVLDYAHFGDVVTFDTTFGTNKEYRPFGVFLGLNQFRETTIFGDETCDSFTWLFETFLAAHNGKQPRTIYTDQDAAMGKAIGKVFTESYHGLCTFHIMQNVVKHLSPFKGEEKDEGKEKDEGKDKDDGKDEDEDEDEESHILLILVNVCMAMRTKQNFRKHLTI from the coding sequence ATGGGTGAAATTGATAAGGGAATACCTCAAGTTGGTATGAGGTTCAGAAATGTAGATGAAGCTTGGGTGTTTTGGGTTGCATATGGTGGCCGTGCAGGGTTTGATGTGAGGAAGAGAAACAAGTTTGATGGTGAAGTGACTTCATGCAGATTTGTTTGTTCCAATGAGGGTCTTAGGAAAAAAGGGATaacattggatcatgtgccaaagcGTATTAGAGCTGAAACAAGAACAAATTGCAAAGCCCGGATGACTATAACATTGGATCGAGTGGGGAAAAATTATGAAGTCACAGATATTGTGCTAGAACACAATCATTACCTCCAATTGCCACAAACTTCTCACTTGATGGCATCACAAAGGAAGATTTCCGAAGTACAAGCTTTTGAAATAGAAGCCGCTGATGACTCTGGAATCATGCCAAAAGCTGCACATGAGCTTGCTTGTCGTCAAGTTGGTGGACCACTTAACCTCGGCTACACTTGTGTTGACCAAAAGAATCATTTGCGAAGCAAGCGGCAGAGAGAGTTGGCTTTTGGACAGGCTGGTAGTATGTTGAAGTACTTCTATGACAAAATCATTGAGAACCCATCTTTCCAATATGCTTTGCAGTTGGACTGTGAGGAGCATATAACCAACATATTCTGGGCTGATGCTAAAATGGTTCTTGACTATGCACACTTTGGCGATGTTGTCACATTCGATACCACTTTTGGCACAAACAAAGAATATAGGCCATTTGGTGTTTTTCTTGGACTCAATCAGTTTAGAGAAACCACCATTTTTGGTGATGAAACATGTGACTCATTTACATGGCTTTTTGAGACTTTTCTAGCTGCACATAATGGGAAGCAACCTAGAACTATTTATACGGATCAAGATGCAGCAATGGGGAAAGCTATAGGAAAAGTCTTCACGGAATCATATCATGGATTGTGCACCTTTCATATAATGCAAAATGTTGTCAAGCATTTATCACCATTTAAGGGTGAAGAAAAAGATGAAGGGAAAGAGAAAGATGAAGGGAAAGATAAAGATGATGGGAaagatgaagatgaggatgaagATGAGGAGTCTCATATTCTACTGATTTTAGTGAATGTATGTATGGCTATGAGGACAAAACAGAATTTCAGGAAGCATTTAACAATATGA